In Desulfomicrobium apsheronum, a single window of DNA contains:
- a CDS encoding DHA2 family efflux MFS transporter permease subunit — MAPARATGKWLITLSVMIPTLLEILDTSIANVALGHIQGSLSAGQDEVTWVLTSYLVANAIVIPMSGWLARIMGRKNYLMASVTLFTLASMLCGLAQSLEALVVFRIIQGIGGGGLQPMSQAILLETFPPRQRGLAMAIFAMGAVLGPILGPLLGGYITDNYSWIWIFYINVPLGILSLFMCWSFIFDPSYQERRVAGEKVDYLGLALLSVGLGCLQIVLDKGQGDDWFASQHIVILSILAAICLCALVWWELRHSNPIINLRTFRYPNFAAGNVVMFFGFFAFFGSIVLLPMYLQNLMGYTSYLAGLVLGPSGAIMLLLLPVAGKLTEKIDARFLLCFGLTVSGFSLLFMSNFTLQIDIDTAIHGRNIQAIGIAFFFVPLSYLTMAFIPRESMNNASALFNLLRNLGGSFGTAFVTTILARRAQVHQHHLVEHLTPYDPPFTQARDALEKFMGLDPVQAAGVIYSHVLKQAAYMAYVDVFYIQALFFFGLAVFMWIIKRPNHGTHMPEGMH, encoded by the coding sequence ATGGCTCCCGCGCGCGCCACGGGCAAGTGGCTCATCACCCTCAGCGTCATGATCCCGACGCTGCTGGAAATTCTCGATACGTCCATCGCCAACGTGGCGCTGGGGCATATTCAGGGCTCCCTGTCCGCTGGTCAGGACGAGGTGACCTGGGTTCTGACCTCCTATCTGGTCGCCAATGCCATCGTCATTCCCATGAGCGGCTGGCTGGCCCGGATCATGGGGCGCAAGAACTACCTCATGGCCTCGGTGACACTGTTCACACTGGCCTCCATGCTTTGCGGCCTGGCTCAGAGCCTTGAAGCCCTGGTCGTGTTCCGGATCATCCAGGGCATCGGCGGCGGCGGCCTGCAGCCCATGTCCCAGGCCATTCTGCTTGAGACCTTTCCGCCCCGGCAGCGCGGGCTGGCCATGGCCATCTTCGCCATGGGCGCGGTCCTCGGCCCTATCCTGGGGCCGCTGCTCGGCGGGTACATCACGGACAACTATTCCTGGATCTGGATATTCTACATCAACGTGCCGCTGGGCATTCTGTCTCTTTTCATGTGCTGGTCCTTCATCTTCGACCCCTCCTATCAAGAGCGTCGCGTGGCCGGGGAAAAGGTGGACTATCTGGGCCTTGCACTCCTGTCCGTGGGGCTTGGCTGCTTGCAGATCGTGCTCGACAAGGGGCAGGGAGACGACTGGTTCGCCTCGCAGCACATCGTGATACTGAGCATCCTGGCTGCGATCTGCCTGTGCGCGCTGGTCTGGTGGGAGCTTCGGCATTCCAACCCGATCATCAATCTGCGCACCTTCCGCTACCCCAATTTCGCGGCCGGCAACGTGGTCATGTTTTTTGGATTTTTCGCGTTTTTCGGGTCCATCGTGCTTTTGCCCATGTATCTGCAAAACCTGATGGGCTACACATCGTATCTAGCGGGTCTGGTTCTTGGGCCAAGCGGAGCCATCATGCTCCTGCTCCTGCCCGTGGCGGGGAAACTCACGGAGAAGATCGACGCCCGTTTTCTGCTTTGTTTCGGACTGACGGTCTCGGGGTTCTCCCTTCTGTTCATGTCCAATTTCACCCTGCAGATCGACATCGATACGGCTATTCACGGGCGTAACATCCAGGCCATCGGCATCGCCTTCTTCTTCGTGCCGCTGTCGTATCTGACCATGGCCTTCATCCCGCGCGAGAGCATGAACAACGCCTCGGCCCTCTTCAATCTGCTGCGCAATCTGGGCGGTTCCTTCGGCACGGCCTTCGTGACCACGATCCTGGCCCGCCGGGCCCAGGTGCACCAGCATCATCTGGTCGAACACCTGACGCCCTACGATCCACCGTTCACCCAGGCCCGCGACGCCCTGGAAAAATTCATGGGGCTTGATCCCGTGCAGGCCGCAGGGGTCATCTACAGCCATGTGCTCAAACAGGCCGCATACATGGCCTACGTGGACGTCTTCTACATCCAGGCCCTGTTCTTTTTTGGATTGGCGGTGTTCATGTGGATCATCAAAAGGCCCAACCACGGCACGCACATGCCCGAAGGCATGCACTAG
- a CDS encoding HlyD family secretion protein, with the protein MTTTPDTAPANGRAGRKRFVVLIVFLIILGIGILQYVRGLGRVSTDDAFVDGRIYQITPRVDGYILQDLVEDNQLVEEGQPLLVLDPVGYEVGVAQARADLATAEAQLESLRKGVPLQKSQTEFQVMGARAQLDSLMRSLDQARLEEAAARQMVLQAEAELKNAELGFNRLFELRQGGVVAESALDEARSGLDSARARTAAARDKADAAERNRASLRENVARLQANIGLAQTGHEVASIKDLEVAAQEARVDLARAKVRKAELDLDYTRILAPAKGHVTKKRVQVGQSVTAGQPIMALVPLHQDQLWVTANFKETQLTRVRPGQRVDIKVDSFPDRELSGRVESVMAGTGAVFSLFPPENAMGNYVKVVQRIPVKIVLESANATDSLRLGMSVVPTIHLD; encoded by the coding sequence ATGACCACCACTCCAGATACCGCCCCCGCCAATGGCCGTGCAGGTCGCAAGCGTTTCGTCGTATTGATCGTCTTCCTTATCATCCTCGGGATCGGCATCCTGCAGTACGTGCGCGGCCTGGGACGGGTGTCCACGGACGACGCCTTTGTCGATGGCCGGATCTATCAGATAACGCCACGGGTGGACGGGTACATCTTGCAGGATCTGGTGGAGGACAACCAGCTCGTGGAGGAGGGGCAGCCGCTTCTGGTCCTCGACCCCGTCGGTTACGAGGTGGGGGTTGCCCAGGCGCGGGCCGATCTGGCCACGGCCGAGGCGCAACTGGAGTCTCTGCGCAAGGGCGTGCCCCTGCAAAAAAGTCAGACCGAATTTCAGGTCATGGGCGCACGCGCCCAGCTCGACAGCTTGATGCGCAGCCTGGATCAGGCCCGCCTCGAAGAGGCCGCAGCCAGACAGATGGTGCTGCAGGCCGAGGCGGAGCTCAAGAATGCGGAGCTTGGTTTCAATCGTCTTTTCGAATTGCGTCAGGGCGGGGTCGTTGCCGAATCCGCTTTGGACGAGGCCCGCTCCGGCCTGGACAGTGCCCGCGCAAGGACTGCCGCCGCCCGTGACAAGGCGGATGCGGCGGAGCGCAATCGGGCTTCGCTGCGCGAAAATGTGGCGCGCCTTCAGGCCAATATCGGCCTGGCCCAGACCGGGCACGAGGTGGCTTCGATCAAGGATCTGGAGGTGGCGGCCCAGGAGGCGCGGGTGGACCTGGCCCGGGCGAAGGTGCGCAAGGCCGAACTCGATCTGGACTACACCCGCATCCTGGCTCCGGCAAAAGGGCATGTGACCAAGAAGCGGGTTCAGGTCGGACAGAGCGTGACAGCAGGGCAGCCCATCATGGCGCTTGTGCCCCTGCACCAGGACCAGCTCTGGGTGACTGCCAATTTCAAGGAGACCCAACTGACCAGGGTGCGACCCGGACAGCGGGTCGATATCAAAGTGGACAGCTTTCCCGACCGGGAGCTCTCGGGCCGGGTGGAGTCGGTCATGGCCGGAACGGGCGCGGTTTTTTCCCTCTTTCCCCCGGAGAACGCCATGGGCAACTACGTGAAGGTAGTGCAGCGCATTCCGGTCAAGATCGTTCTTGAATCGGCCAATGCGACGGACAGCCTGCGGCTGGGCATGAGCGTCGTTCCGACCATCCATCTGGACTAG
- a CDS encoding DEAD/DEAH box helicase, with amino-acid sequence MSEASVADLLATVEQTPWLAVDIAGRRFFPAQAPRFAVPERPWPPPVQRGLELLGVRELYEHQVRAIDLIRSGNHVVVATPTASGKSLIYNLPVLEACHADRRTRALYLFPLKALAQDQRRALDSLAAGLFPTPTSAIYDGDTSASQRLRIRRDPPNVLFTNPDMLHLGILPSHEKWSEFFANLKFVVVDEVHTYRGVMGSHMAWVFRRLVRLCRLHGANPTFVCSSATIANPEELASNLTGLPMSAVLEGTAASPPKHMILLNGVDGAARKAIGLLQEGMKLGLRTIVYCKSRRMTELIAMWTGEREGEERERICAYRAGFLPEERREIEARLSSGELLAVVSTSALELGIDIGGLDLCILVGYPGSIMASLQRSGRVGRGGREAATFLIGHEDALDQYFMHHPEEFFALKAERAVINPDNAVIAARHMQCAAAEASLHRSDPLVRENAGLVADLVRGGELLQSLDGEEFFSKARQPHRGVALRGTGSTVVIMDMDSGERIGLVDGFRAVLETHPGAVYLHRGVTYVIADLDLETRMAKARRAKVSYYTRVRHEKSTEIIEVSATRPVFGAMVSLGRLKVTDQVTGYDRISTRGGRNLGTVPLDMPPLVFETQGVWIAIPESVRRQVEGEMAHFMGGIHALEHAAIGMMPLLVMTDRNDLGGISIPFHPQVGSAAVFIYDGLPGGCGLAEQAHAEYETLLERTARVIRDCACENGCPACVHSPKCGSGNRPIAKGAALMVLEGIMNAAPPVEAASQEFVPPRIEMTEPPAASVQDTILNPLPPDFRYAVLDLETRRSAQEVGGWHRADLMGVSCVVVYDSGADDFRDYGQEDVPRLVGELVEFDLVVGFNILRFDYAVLGGLSRFDFSSLPTLDILGSIHETLGYRLSLDHLARETLGAAKSASGMQALAWWKEGRIADIISYCRQDVAVTRDLFLFGARHGHLLFRNKAEKIVRVPVDWGVKLGG; translated from the coding sequence ATGAGCGAAGCCTCTGTCGCCGATTTGCTGGCCACGGTGGAGCAAACCCCCTGGCTGGCCGTGGATATCGCCGGGCGCCGTTTTTTTCCGGCGCAGGCCCCGCGATTCGCCGTCCCGGAGCGGCCCTGGCCGCCCCCGGTGCAGCGCGGTCTTGAGCTTTTGGGCGTGCGCGAACTCTACGAGCATCAGGTCCGGGCCATTGATCTGATTCGCTCCGGCAACCATGTGGTCGTGGCCACGCCCACGGCCAGCGGCAAGTCCCTCATCTACAACCTGCCCGTCCTTGAGGCCTGTCATGCGGATCGCCGCACCCGGGCCCTGTACCTCTTCCCCCTGAAAGCCCTGGCCCAGGATCAGCGTCGGGCGCTGGATTCCCTGGCCGCCGGTCTCTTTCCCACGCCCACATCGGCCATCTACGACGGGGACACCTCGGCCTCGCAACGCTTGCGCATACGCCGGGATCCTCCAAACGTTCTCTTCACCAACCCGGACATGCTGCATCTGGGGATTTTGCCCAGCCATGAAAAGTGGTCGGAATTCTTCGCCAATCTGAAATTCGTGGTCGTGGACGAGGTGCACACCTATCGCGGCGTCATGGGCTCGCACATGGCCTGGGTTTTTCGCCGTCTGGTCCGGCTCTGCCGCTTGCACGGGGCGAATCCGACCTTTGTCTGTTCTTCCGCGACCATCGCCAACCCGGAGGAGCTGGCCTCGAATCTGACCGGGCTGCCCATGAGCGCGGTTCTGGAAGGCACGGCCGCAAGTCCTCCGAAGCACATGATCCTCCTGAACGGAGTGGACGGCGCCGCCCGCAAGGCCATCGGCCTGCTGCAAGAAGGCATGAAGCTGGGCTTGCGAACCATCGTTTATTGCAAGTCGCGGCGCATGACCGAGCTTATCGCCATGTGGACGGGAGAACGTGAAGGTGAGGAGCGTGAACGCATCTGCGCCTACCGGGCCGGATTTCTGCCGGAGGAGCGGCGCGAGATCGAAGCCCGCCTTTCTTCCGGGGAGCTGTTGGCCGTGGTCTCCACCAGCGCTCTGGAGCTTGGCATCGACATCGGGGGCCTCGATCTGTGTATCCTGGTCGGCTATCCCGGCTCCATCATGGCCAGCCTGCAGCGCTCGGGCCGGGTGGGGCGCGGCGGGCGCGAGGCCGCGACCTTCCTGATCGGACACGAGGACGCGCTGGACCAGTATTTCATGCACCACCCCGAGGAATTTTTTGCCTTGAAGGCCGAGCGGGCGGTCATCAATCCGGACAATGCGGTCATCGCCGCCAGGCATATGCAGTGCGCGGCGGCGGAAGCCTCGTTGCATCGGTCCGATCCGCTGGTCCGGGAAAATGCCGGGCTGGTGGCGGATCTGGTCCGTGGCGGCGAGCTGCTGCAGAGCCTGGACGGGGAAGAGTTCTTCTCCAAAGCCAGGCAGCCTCATCGGGGCGTGGCCCTGCGTGGCACGGGCTCGACCGTGGTCATCATGGACATGGACAGCGGCGAGCGCATCGGGCTGGTGGACGGCTTTCGCGCGGTGCTTGAGACCCACCCCGGCGCGGTCTATCTGCATCGGGGCGTGACCTACGTGATCGCCGATCTGGATCTTGAGACCCGGATGGCCAAGGCGCGGCGAGCCAAGGTCTCCTACTACACCCGCGTGCGGCACGAGAAGAGCACCGAGATCATCGAAGTGAGCGCCACCCGACCCGTGTTCGGGGCCATGGTCAGCCTGGGGCGGCTCAAGGTCACGGATCAGGTCACGGGATACGATCGCATCAGTACGCGTGGCGGACGGAACCTTGGCACCGTGCCCCTCGACATGCCTCCGCTGGTCTTCGAGACGCAAGGGGTCTGGATCGCAATCCCCGAATCGGTGCGCAGACAGGTGGAAGGGGAGATGGCCCATTTCATGGGCGGCATCCATGCCCTCGAACACGCCGCCATAGGCATGATGCCCCTTCTGGTCATGACGGACAGGAACGATCTGGGCGGGATATCCATTCCGTTTCATCCCCAGGTCGGCTCGGCGGCCGTGTTCATCTACGACGGACTGCCCGGTGGATGCGGATTGGCCGAGCAGGCCCACGCCGAATACGAGACATTGCTTGAGCGCACCGCCCGCGTGATCCGGGACTGCGCGTGCGAGAACGGGTGTCCGGCCTGCGTGCATTCTCCCAAGTGCGGCTCCGGCAACAGACCCATCGCCAAGGGTGCGGCCTTGATGGTGCTGGAGGGAATCATGAACGCCGCCCCGCCGGTCGAAGCCGCATCGCAGGAGTTCGTGCCCCCACGCATCGAGATGACCGAGCCGCCTGCCGCCTCCGTGCAGGATACAATTTTGAACCCGCTGCCGCCGGATTTTCGCTACGCGGTGCTGGATCTGGAAACCCGGCGTTCCGCGCAGGAGGTCGGGGGCTGGCACCGTGCCGACCTGATGGGAGTCAGCTGCGTGGTTGTCTATGATTCGGGGGCCGATGATTTTCGCGACTACGGGCAGGAGGACGTGCCGCGTCTGGTCGGGGAACTGGTGGAGTTCGATCTGGTGGTCGGGTTCAATATTCTGCGTTTCGACTATGCCGTGCTGGGTGGTTTGAGCCGTTTTGATTTTTCAAGCCTGCCCACCCTGGACATTCTGGGGAGTATTCATGAGACCCTAGGGTATCGCCTGTCCCTTGATCATCTGGCCCGCGAGACGCTGGGCGCGGCCAAAAGCGCCAGCGGCATGCAGGCCCTGGCCTGGTGGAAGGAGGGGCGCATCGCCGATATCATTTCCTATTGCCGCCAGGACGTGGCCGTGACCCGCGATCTTTTTCTCTTCGGCGCGAGGCACGGGCACCTGCTCTTTCGTAACAAGGCTGAAAAGATCGTTCGTGTGCCCGTGGATTGGGGCGTAAAGTTGGGGGGATAG
- a CDS encoding sigma-54-dependent transcriptional regulator, with amino-acid sequence MGNHILIIDDEKNYLLVLEAILEEEGYTVTALGDPVMAMTYLDESEVDVVVTDMKMPGMSGQQVLETVRKRHPHVPVMIMTAFGTIDRAVEAMKSGAFDYITKPFSNDEILLSVGKAMKLSHAEQQNRLLRESLAEKFGKETIIGNSKPIQDVLTLAGKVAPTRSNVLVTGESGTGKELVARAIHIASDRKDMPFISVNCMSLNPGVLESELFGHEKGSFTGAMALKRGRFELAQGGTLFLDEIGELSQEMQVKLLRVLQERAIERVGGTETIAVDFRLVAATNKNLQEEIVAGRFREDLFYRLNVVNIHLPPLRERREDIPILASHFLRKFSLENNRQVHGFTPGAIDYLSAYEWPGNVRQLENVIERCVVLSNRDVIDVDDLPPELRDEEMQFKSAVDLLPLKVNLSETLEKIEAALIRRAMVRSGFVQVKTAELLDVSKSLLQYKLKKYKISAKN; translated from the coding sequence ATGGGCAATCACATACTGATCATCGATGACGAGAAGAACTATCTATTGGTGCTTGAGGCCATCCTCGAAGAGGAGGGCTACACGGTCACGGCCCTTGGCGATCCGGTCATGGCCATGACCTACCTCGACGAGTCCGAAGTCGATGTGGTCGTGACCGACATGAAAATGCCCGGCATGAGCGGACAGCAGGTTCTGGAGACGGTGCGCAAGCGCCATCCCCATGTCCCGGTCATGATCATGACCGCTTTCGGCACCATCGACCGCGCCGTGGAGGCCATGAAGAGCGGGGCTTTTGACTACATCACCAAGCCATTTTCCAACGACGAGATCCTGCTTTCCGTGGGCAAGGCCATGAAACTCTCCCACGCGGAACAGCAGAACCGTCTGTTGCGGGAAAGCCTGGCTGAAAAGTTCGGCAAGGAAACCATCATCGGCAACTCCAAGCCCATCCAGGATGTCCTGACCCTGGCGGGCAAGGTCGCGCCGACGCGCAGCAACGTGCTGGTTACGGGCGAATCCGGCACGGGCAAGGAACTGGTGGCTCGGGCCATCCACATCGCCTCGGACCGCAAGGACATGCCGTTTATTTCGGTCAACTGCATGTCCCTGAACCCGGGTGTGCTGGAGAGCGAGCTTTTCGGCCACGAGAAGGGCTCCTTCACCGGAGCCATGGCCCTGAAGCGCGGCCGCTTCGAGCTGGCCCAGGGCGGGACGCTTTTCCTTGACGAGATTGGAGAGCTTTCCCAGGAGATGCAGGTCAAACTTCTGCGAGTGTTGCAGGAACGGGCGATCGAGCGGGTCGGCGGGACGGAGACCATTGCCGTGGACTTCAGGCTGGTGGCGGCCACCAACAAGAATTTGCAGGAAGAAATCGTGGCAGGCAGATTTCGCGAAGATCTCTTCTATCGCCTGAACGTGGTCAACATCCATCTGCCGCCCCTGCGCGAGCGGCGTGAGGACATCCCCATCCTGGCCAGCCATTTTCTGCGCAAGTTCTCGCTGGAGAACAACCGTCAGGTGCACGGCTTCACCCCTGGCGCCATCGACTATCTGTCCGCCTACGAATGGCCGGGCAACGTGCGGCAGCTGGAGAACGTCATCGAGCGCTGCGTGGTTCTCAGCAACCGCGACGTGATCGATGTGGACGACCTGCCGCCGGAGCTGCGCGACGAGGAGATGCAGTTCAAGAGCGCCGTTGATCTTTTGCCGCTCAAGGTCAATCTGTCCGAAACCCTGGAAAAGATCGAAGCGGCCCTCATCCGCCGGGCCATGGTCCGCTCCGGATTCGTGCAGGTCAAGACGGCGGAACTGCTCGACGTGTCCAAGAGCCTGCTGCAGTACAAGCTCAAGAAATACAAGATCTCGGCCAAGAACTAG
- a CDS encoding sensor histidine kinase, giving the protein MKLNPFRVDPAHPFQLVKFLSISTLVLILASSSLMSVFMTNYAKSALLKKNQAFARLLAENLNHQIYRRFTLPVVLGFGRVELKRKDQYERLEQVIESTIHSFHVLDLRIYDEQNEVAFSTDVQQVGNNELGGEAVQAAIQSGKISFELQNSLSIWDVLAAINLEDGDVVLRTVYPLRAERDLRFRDQPGPLLGILELTQDITSDYETVLHLQRLIILTTFMGSAALYGLIFFLVRKADRVLDERLRDKDRLEKELLQNEKLASMGRMVASIAHEIRNPLGIIRSSAELLLKRQKAEGGTNVKMLEAIFHESKRLSQTVNDFLDYARPRQPSLEDVDLEKVVRHAVGFLTQEGQEHGVMVESQLPEGYVIQGDRDLLYRGFYNLISNAIQACSDGGQVRIMPACHESQMAVLVQDTGTGFDSKQLDRYVEPFFTTKDTGTGLGLAITSSIFQIHGAEMILRNGPHGGAEALVIFSEPC; this is encoded by the coding sequence ATGAAGCTCAATCCCTTTCGCGTTGATCCGGCCCATCCCTTTCAGCTGGTGAAATTTCTGTCCATCAGCACGCTGGTGCTGATTCTTGCGTCAAGCAGCCTCATGTCGGTGTTCATGACCAATTACGCCAAGAGCGCGCTCCTGAAGAAAAATCAGGCGTTCGCCAGGCTTTTGGCCGAAAACCTGAACCATCAGATCTACAGGCGTTTCACCCTGCCCGTGGTGCTCGGTTTCGGGCGGGTCGAGCTCAAGCGCAAGGATCAGTACGAACGCCTGGAGCAGGTCATCGAATCGACCATCCATTCCTTTCATGTCCTTGATCTGCGCATCTACGACGAGCAGAACGAGGTTGCTTTCAGCACCGACGTTCAGCAGGTCGGGAACAACGAATTGGGCGGGGAGGCCGTGCAGGCGGCGATACAGAGCGGCAAGATCAGCTTCGAATTGCAGAACTCCCTGAGCATCTGGGATGTGCTTGCCGCCATTAACCTCGAAGACGGGGACGTAGTGCTGCGCACGGTCTATCCCTTGAGAGCCGAGCGCGATTTGCGCTTTCGGGACCAGCCCGGACCGCTTCTGGGCATTCTGGAGCTGACCCAGGACATAACCAGCGATTATGAGACCGTGCTGCACTTGCAGCGGCTCATAATCCTGACCACGTTCATGGGTTCCGCCGCTCTTTACGGGCTGATCTTCTTTCTTGTCCGCAAGGCCGACCGGGTGCTCGACGAAAGGCTGCGCGACAAGGATCGCCTGGAAAAGGAATTGCTCCAGAACGAGAAGCTTGCCTCCATGGGGCGCATGGTGGCCAGCATCGCGCACGAGATCCGTAACCCGCTGGGCATCATTCGCAGCAGCGCGGAGCTTTTGCTCAAACGGCAAAAGGCCGAAGGCGGAACCAACGTGAAGATGCTCGAAGCCATTTTCCATGAGTCCAAACGCTTGAGCCAGACCGTGAATGATTTTCTTGACTATGCTCGCCCCCGTCAGCCTTCCCTGGAGGATGTCGACCTGGAGAAGGTCGTGCGTCATGCCGTGGGATTTTTGACCCAGGAGGGCCAGGAGCACGGGGTGATGGTGGAGAGCCAGCTGCCGGAGGGGTATGTGATCCAGGGGGACCGGGATCTCTTGTATCGGGGGTTCTACAACCTGATCAGCAACGCAATCCAGGCCTGTTCCGATGGCGGGCAGGTGCGCATCATGCCAGCCTGCCACGAGAGCCAGATGGCCGTGCTGGTGCAGGATACGGGCACGGGCTTTGATTCCAAGCAGTTGGATCGTTACGTAGAGCCTTTCTTCACGACCAAGGACACGGGCACGGGCCTGGGCCTGGCCATTACAAGTTCCATATTTCAGATTCACGGCGCGGAGATGATCTTAAGGAACGGTCCCCATGGTGGGGCCGAAGCCTTGGTGATTTTTTCCGAGCCATGCTAG
- the pgi gene encoding glucose-6-phosphate isomerase encodes MIDQSPPWKALVEHVAEVRPMRELFDRDPGRFDRFSAEGAGLFLDYSKNRITDKTMNLLFDLAGEADVAGRIEAMFSGVRINTTENRAVLHVALRADADQLILVDGINVVEQVQGVLDQMDVFTGKVRSGEWKGYTGARITDVVNIGIGGSDLGPRMVAAALDHYRQEDLAFHFVSNIDGTHIAQVLGKVRPESTLFIIASKTFTTQETLTNAHTARDWFLRSGAAQSDVARHFVALSTNEPAVRDFGIDPANMFAFWDWVGGRYSLWSCIGLSIALAVGMENFRELLAGAREMDKHFRATPFERNIPVLLALLGVWYRNFHGFESHAVLPYDQYLALLPAYLQQADMESNGKGVNRDGIPVTHATGPILWGEPGTNGQHAFYQLLHQGTTVVPCDFLVAVNPLHEIGEHHTILLANFLAQTEALMRGRTLAEAEAELEPQVRAALAPHKSFPGNRPSNSLLYDRLTPRTLGSLIAMYEHKIFVQGVIWGVNSFDQMGVELGKQLAGVILPELRGGTAGVHDASTLGLIRLCIDRRKS; translated from the coding sequence GTGATTGACCAGTCCCCCCCGTGGAAAGCCCTTGTCGAACATGTCGCGGAAGTAAGGCCCATGCGCGAGCTTTTTGACCGCGATCCCGGCCGGTTCGATCGTTTTTCGGCGGAAGGCGCCGGTCTTTTTCTGGATTACTCCAAGAACAGGATCACGGACAAAACCATGAACCTGCTTTTTGATCTGGCCGGGGAGGCCGATGTGGCCGGACGGATAGAGGCCATGTTTTCCGGCGTGCGCATCAACACCACCGAGAATCGGGCGGTGCTGCATGTGGCCCTGCGGGCGGATGCGGACCAGCTCATTCTCGTGGACGGGATAAACGTGGTGGAGCAGGTGCAAGGGGTGCTGGACCAGATGGACGTGTTCACGGGCAAGGTCCGCTCCGGGGAATGGAAGGGTTACACGGGAGCGCGCATCACGGATGTGGTCAACATCGGGATCGGCGGGTCGGATCTGGGGCCGCGCATGGTCGCGGCGGCTCTCGACCACTACCGCCAAGAGGATCTTGCTTTCCATTTCGTGTCCAATATCGACGGGACGCACATCGCCCAGGTGCTGGGCAAGGTGCGTCCCGAGAGCACGCTTTTCATCATCGCCTCCAAGACCTTCACTACCCAGGAAACCCTGACCAACGCGCACACCGCCCGCGACTGGTTTCTGCGGAGCGGAGCGGCGCAGTCCGATGTGGCCCGGCATTTCGTGGCCCTGTCCACCAATGAACCGGCGGTCAGGGATTTCGGCATCGATCCGGCCAACATGTTCGCCTTCTGGGACTGGGTCGGGGGGCGCTACTCCCTGTGGTCCTGTATCGGCCTGTCCATCGCCCTGGCCGTGGGCATGGAGAATTTTCGTGAGCTTCTGGCTGGCGCAAGGGAGATGGACAAGCATTTTCGCGCTACTCCCTTTGAGCGCAACATTCCGGTGCTGCTGGCGCTCCTGGGCGTGTGGTACCGCAATTTCCACGGTTTCGAGTCCCATGCCGTGCTTCCTTATGACCAGTATCTGGCGCTTTTGCCCGCGTATCTGCAGCAGGCGGACATGGAGAGCAACGGCAAGGGCGTGAACCGGGACGGAATACCAGTGACTCACGCCACGGGCCCGATCCTGTGGGGCGAGCCCGGTACCAACGGCCAGCATGCCTTTTACCAGCTTTTGCATCAGGGAACGACGGTCGTGCCCTGCGATTTTCTGGTCGCGGTCAACCCACTGCATGAGATCGGCGAGCATCACACCATCCTGCTGGCCAATTTTCTGGCCCAGACCGAGGCCCTCATGCGCGGTCGCACCCTGGCCGAGGCCGAAGCGGAGCTTGAACCCCAGGTCCGGGCTGCGCTGGCTCCGCACAAGTCGTTTCCGGGCAACCGTCCGAGCAATTCCCTGCTCTACGACCGCCTTACACCGCGCACGCTCGGCAGCCTGATCGCCATGTATGAGCACAAGATTTTCGTGCAGGGCGTCATTTGGGGGGTCAATTCCTTCGACCAGATGGGCGTAGAACTGGGCAAGCAGTTGGCGGGGGTGATCTTGCCGGAGCTTCGCGGCGGGACGGCAGGCGTACACGACGCTTCGACCCTGGGTCTTATTCGTCTCTGCATTGACCGGCGCAAATCTTGA